AAACGGTTGAGATTCATCGTGTTGTTCATGGCTCACGCAATTTAGACGATATTGTATAATCCTTTGGTTTTCCTATTGGAAGCACATTGCAGATAACGGAGACAAATTCTTTTAGTCCCAGCAGTAAAGAGTGAATTAGATAATAGGCGGTGTCAATATCTTCCAGGGCGATTTTCAGTTGGTCGATTCCGAGCGCATCCGCCACTACGATCTCTGCCTCCGGCCAAAGGTCTTGGTAGACAGGAGATGCTGCCCGGACCATAACTCTAACCCTGTACCCACGGGCCAATAGTTCAGGAACCAGTCGCCCGCCGATATAGCCGGAAGCGCCCGTCACTAAAACCTTACCAATACCCGACTGCGGTTTGGACGGCAGATCGTGGCAAAAGAGGTTTTCGTTTTCCCACGCTTGCCTGGATGACTTGTGGCCAATGGAATGATTTGACATCAATTTCTTTCTGGCTTCTTTACTTCCTGCTGCCTAAAGAAG
The genomic region above belongs to Deltaproteobacteria bacterium and contains:
- a CDS encoding NAD(P)H-binding protein, giving the protein MSNHSIGHKSSRQAWENENLFCHDLPSKPQSGIGKVLVTGASGYIGGRLVPELLARGYRVRVMVRAASPVYQDLWPEAEIVVADALGIDQLKIALEDIDTAYYLIHSLLLGLKEFVSVICNVLPIGKPKDYTISSKLREP